Proteins co-encoded in one Aspergillus flavus chromosome 2, complete sequence genomic window:
- a CDS encoding putative cell division control protein: MPGTVADGPTVAMSFANNFWGKDDAGVGPMLERMHTAKVSCDELKTFYNIRAAIEEEYARKLLALCRKPLGSTELGSLRSSFDVVRGETEAIAKAHGAIAGQMKRELEEPLVAFAGGSKERRKIIQTGIERLLKTKMQQTQTVNKTRDRYEQDCLRIKGYLAQGHMVMGQEERKNKAKLEKTQIQLASSSSEYEAAIKVLEETTGRWNKEWKSACDKFQDLEEERLDFTKSSLWAYANIASTVCVSDDASCEKIRLSLESCEVEKDIVYFIKERGTGQDIPDPPRFINFCRGDINDTSSEVSEEDGFSVAQFQRTINPAFRSSSPQPSTYESHHDPQSDLANQMAHNNPPTPTSRETTVTPQKPTQQPAPLDLRRGGQLPPNYDPSEHGEIGSVPHNAYPTDGMTMFCRTGPPSERSSGTNSAYRPSSRDSQSEVSNPTSMSSQEPPSARQSPTKPTNGVPLHGMGTDKQIQKKRSAFFSNSPFRRKSRHDKERNSGPSQTPSRGTWDSKPSSPTKAPQPQSPIAAPGNDQLSNSPEPVDPRANFQLNVGNNVFDVASPDKDKKKAPQAAKSAEEELDPIARALADLKVAGKQPTTRISADRYHGIATPNPSAPSSNYSSASVATPPPAYNDSSVKRLDAPQPAFTSAQMQKTTQKYTGQTHNMLRGSGNTSGLATRNRAQSDAPRARSPTPRRSASPQVNSPRVDTRMSQYSRGPSRGPSPSPSTYQSSSMRSRFSQSPTVSTPPQRPADVAYSPHEYPRRTSPNPMSRGVSPQPQFRQQARPSSAGGMELQLSNQVDMYGGGHGSPRQAGKPGSFYDAGSHRSRSRSRTLAVADPGRQFSRDGRPILHFARAMYSYTAAIPEELGFTKGDVLSVIRLQDDGWWEAEVTTTRGRTGLVPSNYLQII; the protein is encoded by the exons ATGCCCGGAACAGTGGCTGATGGGCCAACAGTGGCCATGTCCT TTGCCAACAACTTCTGGGGCAAGGATGACGCAGGTGTTGGGCCCATGCTTGAACGCATGCACACTGCCAAAGTTTCTTGTGATGAACTTAAGACGTTCTATAACA TCCGTGCTGCCATTGAAGAGGAATATGCGCGCAAGCTTCTGGCTCTTTGCCGAAAACCTCTCGGGTCGACCGAGTTAGGCTCCCTTCGATCGTCCTTCGACGTTGTCCGCGGCGAAACAGAGGCCATCGCTAAGGCACACGGAGCTATAGCGGGACAGATGAAAAGGGAGCTGGAAGAACCACTGGTAGCGTTTGCTGGTGGAtcgaaggagagaagaaagatcaTACAAACAGGGATCGAGCGTCTGCTAAAAACCAAGATGCAGCAGACTCAAACAGTGAATAAG ACCCGGGATCGATATGAGCAAGACTGCCTAAGGATCAAGGGATATCTCGCCCAGGGACATATGGTCATGGGACAGGAAGAACgcaaaaacaaagcaaagctggagaagacgcAGATACAGCTGGCCTCCAGCAGCAGTGAGTATGAAGCTGCCATTAAAGTGCTCGAAGAGACCACTGGTCGCTGGAATAAAGAATGGAAATCAGCCTGTGAC AAATTCCAAGACCTCGAAGAGGAAAGACTCGACTTTACTAAGAGTAGCCTGTGGGCTTATGCGAACATTGCGTCTACTGTTTGCGTTAGCGACGATGCT TCGTGCGAAAAGATCCGCCTTTCTCTAGAAAGCTGtgaggttgagaaggatATTGTATACTTCATCAAGGAAAGGGGAACTGGCCAGGATATCCCAGACCCTCCCCGATTCATTAATTTCTGCCGGGGTGATATCAACGATACGAGCTCGGAGGTCtcggaagaagatggctTCTCTGTAGCCCAATTCCAGCGTACGATCAACCCAGCGTTTCGCAGTTCTTCCCCGCAACCGTCGACTTATGAATCACATCACGACCCTCAGTCCGACCTGGCAAATCAGATGGCTCATAACAACCCTCCTACGCCTACAAGCAGGGAAACTACCGTCACTCCGCAGAAGCCGACTCAACAGCCAGCGCCCTTGGATCTTCGCCGAGGTGGTCAACTGCCGCCGAACTACGACCCCAGCGAGCATGGAGAGATTGGCAGTGTACCTCACAATGCGTATCCAACGGATGGTATGACCATGTTCTGCAGGACCGGACCTCCTTCTGAGCGAAGCTCTGGCACAAACAGCGCCTACCGACCATCGAGCCGTGATTCCCAGAGTGAGGTCTCTAATCCCACATCGATGTCTAGTCAGGAACCACCCAGTGCCAGACAATCCCCAACGAAGCCGACAAATGGCGTGCCACTTCATGGTATGGGGACAGATAAACAAAttcagaagaagaggagcGCCTTCTTCAGCAACAGCCCATTCCGACGTAAGAGTCGCCATGACAAGGAGCGGAACTCTGGCCCGTCACAGACGCCTTCTCGTGGCACATGGGATTCAAAACCGTCGAGCCCAACCAAAGCGCCTCAACCCCAGTCACCAATTGCTGCTCCTGGAAATGATCAGCTATCCAATAGTCCTGAGCCGGTGGACCCGAGAGCCAACTTCCAGCTCAATGTCGGCAACAATGTATTTGACGTGGCATCGCCCGAtaaggacaagaagaaggcaccTCAGGCGGCGAAGAGtgcagaagaagagcttgATCCAATCGCACGTGCTTTGGCTGATCTGAAAGTCGCGGGCAAACAGCCCACCACCCGGATCTCTGCCGACAGATATCATGGCATTGCTACTCCAAACCCTTCAGCTCCTAGTTCTAATTACAGCAGCGCATCTGTGGCGACTCCGCCCCCGGCATATAACGACTCTTCGGTGAAACGTCTAGATGCCCCGCAGCCCGCCTTCACGTCCGCGCAAATGCAGAAGACGACGCAGAAGTACACAGGACAAACGCATAACATGCTTCGTGGTAGCGGCAACACCTCTGGACTCGCAACTAGAAACCGTGCACAATCAGACGCACCTCGTGCCAGATCTCCTACCCCAAGACGAAGCGCAAGCCCTCAAGTCAACAGCCCCCGCGTAGATACCCGCATGAGTCAGTACAGCAGAGGACCAAGCAGAGGACCAAGTCCGAGCCCAAGCACATATCAATCCAGCAGCATGAGAAGTCGGTTCAGTCAGTCACCGACTGTATCTACCCCGCCCCAGCGGCCAGCTGATGTAGCATACTCGCCCCATGAGTACCCAAGGCGAACTTCTCCAAATCCCATGAGCCGTGGCGTTTCACCGCAGCCACAGTTCAGGCAACAGGCCCGCCCCTCGAGTGCTGGAGGTATGGAGTTGCAGCTCTCCAATCAAGTCGACATGTACGGTGGTGGCCACGGTTCGCCAAGGCAAGCTGGAAAACCAGGGTCCTTCTATGACGCAGGAAGCCATAGAAGCAGGTCCAGGAGCAGGACCCTGGCCGTTGCGGATCCTGGCAGACAGTTCAGCCGGGATGGTCGCCCCATTCTCCACTTTG CCCGAGCCATGTACAGCTATACTGCTGCCATCCCAGAAGAACTGGGTTTCACCAAAGGTGATGTTCTATCGGTCATTCGACTTCAAGACGACGGCTGGTGGGAAGCTGAAGTTACTACCACCCGTGGACGGACCGGTTTGGTCCCCAGCAATTACTTGcaaattatctaa
- a CDS encoding putative efflux pump antibiotic resistance protein: MADDESTIKREDRTTNDITEDGLVTWDGPNDPENPKNWATHRKWLAVISISGFVLMSPLPTTIVAPALDIITEELNITATVLKPMILSIFLLGYAIGPMFISPLSEIWGRTVVLQTFNFLFLVFNSACGVARTIEQLLVFRFFAGLFGSCTVGIGAGTLGDLFNASERGKAMAIYSIFPLVGQVLGPIAGGFLSERISWRWAFYVTSIVDGCVQLFGLFFLDESYTPVLLRRKRDRLTKAGATGLYTEHDFPNSSKLDMMRTTMIRPIKLLTTQPIIQVMAIYQGYLYGNIYILYASIAVLWTSRYHERLDIASLHYLALGLGTVFAAEVATHINDRIFRILAKRNNGNGLPEFRIPIMIPATVILAIGLFWYGWSAEARLFWLMPDIGIALFAAAAYICTVSNNIYVVDTYGRYSASALAATSMLRCLAGFVFPLFSPYAYERLGYGWTSSILGIIALCIGLTGVIFLWKFGHILRQKSPYCASRDVDDS, from the exons ATGGCCGACGACGAAAGCACCATAAAACGAGAGGATCGTACGACAAACGACATCACCGAAGATGGACTT GTCACCTGGGACGGACCCAACGATCCAGAAAACCCGAAGAATTGGGCTACCCATCGAAAATGGCTGGCAGTTATCTCAATTTCAGGCTTTGTCCTAATGAGCCCGCTTCCAACCACTATTGTCGCTCCTGCTTTAGACATTATTACGGAAGAGCTCAATATCACAGCTACTGTTCTGAAACCTATGATTCTGTCAATCTTCCTACTGGGATACGCTATTGGGCCCATGTTCATTAGTCCTTTGTCGGAGATTTGGGGCCGAACAGTGGTGCTGCAGACTTTCAACTTCCTGTTTCTGGTCTTCAACTCGGCGTGCGGTGTGGCGAGGACTATTGAGCAACTACTTGTTTTTAGGTTCTTTGCTGGCTTGTTTGGGAGTTGTACTGTTGGT ATTGGAGCTGGAACTCTCGGAGACTTGTTCAATGCCAGTGAGCGTGGTAAGGCCATGGCAATCTACAGTATATTCCCTCTCGTCGGCCAAGTCCTGGGTCCCATTGCGGGAGGTTTTCTATCTGAGCGCATTTCCTGGCGTTGGGCATTTTACGTGACCTCTATAGTAGACGGCTGTGTTCAACTCTTcggtcttttctttctcgacGAGTCATACACGCCGGTTCTGCTACGCAGGAAAAGAGATCGACTCACAAAAGCTGGAGCCACAGGTCTTTATACCGAACATGACTTTCCAAACAGTTCCAAACTTGACATGATGCGAACCACTATGATCCGTCCGATTAAACTCCTCACAACGCAGCCTATAATACAGGTCATGGCAATATACCAGGGCTACCTCTACGGTAACATCTACATTCTCTACGCCTCCATCGCAGTTCTTTGGACAAGTCGCTACCACGAGCGACTAGACATAGCCTCACTTCACTACCTCGCACTGGGCCTCGGAACCGTCTTTGCAGCAGAAGTAGCAACACACATCAACGACCGCATATTCCGTATTCTGGCAAAACGAAACAATGGAAATGGTTTGCCTGAGTTCCGCATACCTATTATGATACCTGCTACTGTTATCCTGGCTATCGGTCTGTTCTGGTACGGCTGGAGCGCTGAAGCTCGCCTCTTTTGGCTCATGCCTGACATCGGCATTGCACTGTTCGCGGCTGCCGCCTATATTTGCACTGTCTCAAACAACATCTATGTTGTCGATACGTATGGACGGTACTCGGCTAGTGCTCTTGCTGCGACCTCGATGCTTAGATGCTTGGCCGGATTTGTATTTCCGTTGTTTTCGCCTTATGC ATATGAGCGGTTAGGATATGGTTGGACATCCAGCATACTGGGTATCATTGCACTGTGTATTGGTCTTACCGGTGTTATCTTTCTGTGGAAGTTTGGGCATATCTTAAGACAAAAGAGCCCGTACTGTGCAAGCCGCGATGTGGATGATTCTTGA
- a CDS encoding cytochrome P450, which translates to MHMDPDVFPNPNSFEPSRWSSTLTEPEKLSLMGRYFVPFGKGSRSCIGVQLAYLLLYQTLAHLFRPGAPRLLLHETDISDVTPVRGFLFSLPKEDSKGLRVILVTASLQTECDIRSC; encoded by the exons ATGCATATGGATCCAGATGTATTTCCCAATCCCAACAGCTTCGAACCATCGCGATGGTCCAGCACACTCACAGAGCCAGAGAAGCTCTCACTCATGGGTCGGTATTTTGTGCCTTTTGGAAAGGGGTCGAGGTCCTGTATCGGGGTACA GCTTGCATATCTACTCCTTTATCAAACCCTTGCTCACTTGTTCCGCCCGGGGGCTCCGAGGCTTCTTTTACATGAGACAGATATAAGCGATGTGACCCCAGTGCGTGGTTTCCTGTTTTCTCTCCCCAAAGAGGATTCCAAAGGGTTGAGGGTCATTCTTGTCACAGCGAGTCTACAGACAGAATGCGATATAAGATCCTGCTGA
- a CDS encoding putative Ccr4-Not transcription complex subunit produces MTFPPPPPSSQSSIASGTDKSSTIRPGRSQQSAWGPSVSQSSVRRGLTPLATNNLASSSFPSASSRGPPQSSSPGPGGSTSSPLTSSFSAVLSSARGFPGSRNAPSPASTPSPFTSFQSGSQQHQQPGQSLSSPKFRAHTPSSGSHLASTAGSIAGGGGSGGGGGGTGSSRGATFSPLSSGTTVNSPTGFPSDKSGSAAAAHASQSSLTKISIAQVFLLLDSITEKEGREKWDTKAAQIHKLVESNGMEVFSKYFRRLLTGNAPQIFPGVNKSVENAGNYPLLVQEMQKVSQDIEQAQKIAETVDTSEGDIFRDFDLSTFLDHFKLDPILKVSLALAFKMANKSDLRAKADAILSNSIPPFLQSLATPSEITKDYKNACIGMTIERFILYPPRNFTDEVKAKLVYAANLRYTRLGVEMPFEIASALQMFNFINPRYTLVRQLHSKGPKATSNPDAVTEAINSAGSECWNEEHLASALLFLVLSQYWQEFSLETFLAAVKSHYGEKQISWPLIFRNFDREGLRLDAKQFAKLYSALLAAASEDPTLDVQKLWGGDWEHRDTQLSFLTAFLVSRTDVSQIPNLRATFPPDFFADGPELVRLQGERAAKSPLRSLDAMRALFDLSLFSQASWAVAESQLLIKAIVQYDLPVFLCSALTLPQPWTTVQQSFVLRTLVVFILKQEEGYQLALHGAWRQDKQWVAEQLFTTFTQDPTSTAAIYEHAVEYNWLDFLLGYTNGLAMDLACYAHRKGPFDLEQWVRNAAQKGPMDMGSLLSKFLRIKAEDELHVQRKEQPAPQMVSLSVKTVYTLLSVLEEYVGDRENLTPVQRICIQTYPRLINYGEGFDDIIDANGENGNSLPETVDKQMQELFGKMYHEELSLREILELMRRYKSSREPAEQDLFACMVHGLIDEYHCYHEYPLEALTKTAVMFGGIINFRLVDGITLKVGLGMILEAVREHDMHDPMYKFGVEAIEQLINRLPEWAGFCHLLLQIPTLQGSPIFQKAEEVLREQGSQARDSDTGRLDNASAGSITNGNVVDETTAADGTSRKFISVHVDPPLRPEVYNDPDEDVQDKILFVLNNVSEQNIEEKLQDLTDVLRDQHHQWFASYLVEERAKLQPNFQQLYLDLLDRINDRVLWAEVLRETYVSVSKLLNSEATLNNSTDRGHLKNLGLWLGSLTIAKDKPIKHKNVYFKGLLLEGYDSQRLTIVIPFTCKVLVQATKSTVFNPPNPWLMDILALLMELYHFAELKLNLKFEIEVLCKDLDLDHKAIEPSVIIRDRSAHIEDALSTANIPEGLEAFEDMALSSINQGIRHERLSPAAIMSTLPSLDKILVLPSSASSMVDPNVLRQIVHSSVERAIAEIITPVVERSVTIASISTVQLVSKDFAMEPDEEKVRHAAGIMVRQLAGSLALVTCKEPLKVSMTNYIRMIQQEYSDQPMPEGLILMCVNDNLDAACGIVEKAAEEKSLPEIEKVIEPQLEARRRHRAARPNEPFIDPSMNRWGLFIPEPYRQAPGGLNKEQLAIYEEFARQSRGPGTAHIPNVSTDSARIQDVLQDPYTAIPNLSTPAEQPAVPHRTPQAQQDARLQQSGLVSAQSQLNGFLEAQSPREKVESIVSDLQQAARNASEERVRDLGRDSGVLQEYNQALRAILASPNGEELARLTSLKICTSLFSQTQGTLEIEVLVHLLAKLCDMSSLVARYTWAVLSEVDDEHMFNVPVTVALIDAGLLDIRRVDMILTRLILQKNTSALDVLANLMDRVLFSEEPSALRSDFSGSLEAMSQWLAEDSGLSTASDIINKLRESGIPEVVNPLLSDKARSKRDQMEYIFSEWIGIYKAPGAIDRTYYSFLKDIHERQVMDNQEDSALFFRLSIDISVAMFEHESQNPNGSLDEAYLYIDALAKLVVLLVKFQGETPGATKTSKSVYFNSILSLLVLVLNHHHVMRGEAFNQRVFFRLFSSILCEYSLNGLQQSEQHQEMMFALANIFLSLQPKYCPAFVYGWLALVSHRFFMSGMLNMPERTGWGPYCEIMQALLAYIGEQLKPANISYVIKDMYKGVLRILLILHHDFPEFVAENHFQFCNVIPAHCAQLRNLVLSAYPSSFHKLPDPFREGLKVERLEEMREAPKIAGDTAAPLQQANIKSVVDSSLQGGNASEAALQQICEAVYNPTTKETGLFYTPINVNVVLLNALVLYIGQSAVSANAPKGNTRAAFDNSPHSALLERLAKALRPEARYYLLSAMANQLRYPNSHTYFFSFAILRLFGSDYSEQDESDIRQQIIRVLLERLIVHRPHPWGLIITLQELLQNRSYTFFRLPFIQAAPEIGRLFDALLQHIQQQSPRALA; encoded by the exons ATGAccttccctccccctcctccttcctcccaaTCGTCGATTGCTTCTGGCACCGATAAGTCTTCCACGATCAGACCTGGAAGGTCACAGCAATCTGCCTGGGGTCCATCCGTGTCCCAGTCCAGCGTTCGCCGTGGACTGACTCCGCTTGCGACCAACAATCTCGCATCGTCATCTTTCCCCTCAGCCTCTTCCCGAGGGCCACCTCAGTCCAGTAGTCCTGGTCCGGGCggttcaacttcatctcctttgacctcctccttctctgcGGTTCTGAGTTCCGCACGAGGCTTTCCAGGCAGCCGGAACGCGCCCTCACCTGCCTCCACGCCGTCAcccttcacctccttccaATCTGGCTCGCAACAACATCAGCAGCCCGGACAATCTCTCTCGTCTCCTAAGTTCAGAGCCCATACCCCGTCGTCTGGGTCACATCTGGCTTCCACAGCGGGCTCTATCGCGGGTGGTGGAGGCTCCgggggaggcggaggtgggACGGGATCTTCCAGAGGCGCCACCTTCTCTCCGTTGTCATCTGGGACAACGGTAAACTCACCTACAGGGTTTCCTTCTGACAAATCGGGCTcggcagctgcagctcaCGCAAGTCAGTCTTCGCTAACAAAAATATCTATCGCTCAAGTGTTTCTTCTCCTAGATTCAATTACGGAGAAAGAAGGTCGAGAGAAGTGGGACACGAAAGCTGCTCAGATTCACAAA CTTGTTGAGTCCAACGGCATGGAGGTCTTTTCCAAATATTTCAGGCGCCTTCTCACAGGCAACGCCCCTCAGATCTTTCCCGGTGTGAATAAGTCTGTGGAAAATGCCGGGAACTATCCTCTCCTGGTACAAGAGATGCAAAAGGTATCTCAAGACATCGAACAGGCCCAGAAAATCGCGGAGACGGTAGATACTTCCGAGGGCGATATTTTCCGAGATTTCGACCTTTCGACTTTTCTGGATCATTTCAAGCTTGATCCTATCTTGAAGGTTTCACTTGCGCTGGCTTTCAAGATGGCTAACAAGTCGGACTTGCGCGCAAAGG CTGATGCAATCCTCTCCAACTCGATACCTCCATTCCTCCAAAGCCTCGCCACCCCGTCGGAGATAACCAAGGACTATAAGAATGCTTGTATCGGAATGACGATTGAGCGCTTCATCCTGTACCCACCGCGCAATTTCACAGACGAAGTGAAGGCTAAGCTCGTATATGCGGCCAATCTACGCTATACGAGACTGGGCGTGGAGATGCCTTTTGAGATTGCATCTGCCCTGCAAATGTTCAATTTCATCAACCCGAGATATACCCTAGTCCGTCAACTGCACTCAAAGGGGCCGAAAGCAACTTCAAACCCAGACGCTGTGACTGAAGCCATCAATTCAGCTGGCTCCGAATGCTGGAATGAGGAACATCTTGCTAGTGCACTGTTATTCTTGGTTCTGTCTCAATATTGGCAGGAATTTTCCCTGGAAACATTCCTTGCAGCTGTCAAGTCACATTACGGTGAAAAACAAATAAGCTGGCCTCTGATTTTCCGAAATTTTGATCGGGAGGGCTTGAGGCTAGATGCAAAACAATTCGCCAAGCTATATTCGGCTCTCTTAGCAGCTGCTTCCGAAGACCCAACCTTGGATGTTCAGAAACTTTGGGGCGGTGATTGGGAACATCGTGACACTCAGCTGTCCTTTCTCACagctttccttgtctctcGAACAGATGTGTCGCAGATCCCCAACCTTCGCGCTACTTTCCCTCCAGACTTTTTTGCGGATGGCCCCGAGCTTGTTCGTTTACAAGGAGAACGTGCAGCAAAATCACCCCTACGGTCTTTGGATGCCATGAGAGCTTTGTTCGACCTCTCCTTGTTCTCTCAGGCCTCCTGGGCGGTCGCCGAGAGCCAACTGCTCATCAAAGCCATCGTTCAATATGACCTCCCTGTGTTCCTATGCTCGGCGCTGACCCTTCCACAGCCGTGGACGACCGTTCAGCAAAGCTTCGTCCTCCGGACACTAGTCGTTTTTATACTAAAGCAAGAGGAAGGATACCAGTTAGCCCTGCATGGAGCGTGGCGTCAAGATAAGCAATGGGTGGCGGAGCAACTTTTCACTACGTTCACACAAGATCCGACTTCTACTGCTGCCATATACGAGCATGCTGTCGAATACAATTGGCTGGATTTCCTACTAGGATACACAAATGGCCTCGCTATGGATCTTGCTTGTTACGCTCACCGTAAGGGACCTTTCGATCTGGAACAATGGGTGCGCAATGCTGCTCAAAAGGGTCCCATGGATATGGGCAGCTTATTATCCAAGTTTCTGAGAATCAAAGCGGAGGATGAGCTTCATGTCCAAAGGAAAGAGCAACCCGCGCCTCAAATGGTCAGCCTTTCTGTGAAGACCGTCTATACCTTGCTGTCAGTCTTGGAGGAATACGTCGGTGATCGTGAGAACCTCACACCGGTGCAACGGATCTGTATCCAGACGTATCCTAGGTTGATCAACTACGGAGAAGGTTTTGATGATATTATCGATGCCAACGGTGAAAACGGGAACTCTTTGCCTGAGACCGTTGACAAGCAAATGCAGGAGTTGTTCGGCAAGATGTATCATGAAGAGCTGTCCCTGAGAGAAATTCTCGAGTTGATGAGACGATATAAGTCCTCGCGCGAACCCGCTGAGCAAGATTTGTTCGCTTGTATGGTCCACGGACTCATCGACGAGTATCATTGCTACCATGAGTATCCACTGGAAGCTCTCACAAAGACAGCTGTCATGTTTGGTGGTATCATTAACTTCCGACTTGTTGATGGTATCACCTTGAAGGTCGGTTTGGGCATGATTTTGGAAGCTGTTCGCGAACATGACATGCACGACCCGATGTACAAATTTGGAGTTGAAGCTATCGAGCAGTTGATCAACCGCCTTCCAGAATGGGCTGGCTTCTGTCATCTGTTATTGCAGATTCCGACTTTGCAAGGCTCTCCAATCTTTCAAAAAGCCGAAGAGGTGCTTCGCGAACAAGGAAGCCAGGCCCGCGACTCCGATACTGGCAGACTCGATAATGCTTCCGCTGGATCTATAACTAATGGTAATGTTGTGGATGAGACTACTGCCGCTGATGGGACAAGTCGCAAATTCATTTCTGTACATGTTGATCCCCCTCTCCGACCTGAAGTCTACAACGACCCCGACGAGGATGTTCAGGACAAGATTCTATTTGTACTGAACAACGTCTCGGAGCAGAATATCGAGGAGAAGCTACAAGATCTCACCGATGTTCTTCGGgatcaacaccaccaatggTTTGCTTCGTATTTGGTAGAAGAACGGGCCAAACTGCAGCCTAATTTCCAGCAGTTGTatcttgatctccttgatCGCATTAATGATAGGGTGCTTTGGGCGGAAGTTCTGCGAGAAACATACGTCAGCGTTTCTAAGCTGCTGAATTCCGAGGCCACTTTGAATAATTCCACCGACCGTGGACACTTGAAGAACCTTGGGTTATGGCTCGGATCCTTGACTATCGCAAAGGATAAGCCAATCAAACACAAAAATGTTTACTTTAAGGGGCTTCTCTTGGAAGGTTATGACAGCCAACGCCTGACGATCGTGATTCCATTCACTTGCAAGGTGTTGGTCCAGGCTACCAAGTCTACAGTCTTCAATCCGCCAAACCCTTGGCTCATGGATATCCTGGCACTTTTGATGGAGCTTTATCACTTTGCAGAATTGAAGCTGAATCTCAAGTTTGAAATCGAGGTTCTATGCAAGGACCTTGATCTTGATCACAAAGCAATTGAGCCGTCCGTCATCATTCGGGACCGTTCAGCGCACATTGAGGATGCGTTGTCGACAGCCAACATTCCTGAAGGTCTCGAAGCGTTTGAAGACATGGCACTTAGCAGCATCAACCAAGGCATTCGTCACGAAAGGCTATCACCCGCCGCTATTATGTCGACACTGCCAAGCTTAGATAAGATCCTTGTCCTGCCGTCGTCCGCAAGCAGCATGGTTGACCCCAACGTCCTTCGGCAAATTGTACACAGTTCTGTGGAACGTGCTATTGCAGAGATTATTACGCCTGTGGTAGAACGGTCAGTAACAATTGCCTCCATATCGACAGTTCAATTGGTGTCAAAGGATTTCGCTATGGAGCCCGACGAGGAGAAGGTCCGACATGCGGCTGGCATAATGGTTAGGCAACTTGCTGGTAGCCTGGCCCTTGTCACTTGCAAAGAGCCTCTGAAGGTCAGCATGACCAACTATATCCGTATGATCCAGCAGGAGTATTCGGACCAGCCTATGCCTGAGGGGCTTATACTAATGTGTGTTAATGATAACTTGGATGCCGCCTGCGGCATTGTGGAGAAggcagcagaagaaaagtCGCTTCCAGAAATCGAAAAGGTCATTGAGCCGCAGTTGGAAGCCCGTCGCCGTCATCGTGCGGCCCGGCCTAATGAACCATTCATTGATCCATCTATGAATCGCTGGGGGCTTTTCATTCCCGAGCCTTATCGGCAGGCACCTGGTGGACTCAACAAAGAGCAGCTGGCTATCTATGAAGAGTTCGCCCGCCAGTCTCGGGGCCCTGGAACAGCTCATATCCCCAATGTTTCGACAGACTCTGCCCGCATTCAAGATGTTCTACAGGATCCTTATACCGCCATACCGAACCTTTCCACACCTGCAGAGCAGCCTGCTGTTCCTCACAGGACACCACAGGCGCAACAGGATGCCAGATTGCAGCAGTCTGGGCTCGTAAGTGCACAGTCGCAGCTCAATGGTTTCCTTGAAGCACAGAGTCCACGCGAGAAGGTTGAGAGCATCGTTTCCGATCTTCAACAAGCTGCAAGAAATGCGTCTGAGGAACGTGTTAGAGACCTCGGAAGAGACAGCGGCGTCCTACAAGAGTACAACCAAGCCTTGCGGGCTATTCTCGCATCTCCCAACGGTGAGGAACTGGCGCGGTTGACGTCGCTCAAGATCTGCACAAGTCTATTCTCGCAAACTCAAGGCACATTAGAGATTGAAGTACTCGTACATCTTCTTGCCAAGTTGTGTGATATGTCGTCTCTAGTAGCACGATACACCTGGGCGGTCCTATCGGAAGTTGATGATGAGCACATGTTCAATGTCCCAGTTACAGTCGCTCTCATTGATGCTGGACTTTTGGATATTCGTCGCGTCGATATGATATTGACAAGGCTTATTCTTCAGAAGAATACTAGTGCTCTAGATGTCCTTGCCAATTTGATGGACCGTGTTCTTTTCAGCGAAGAGCCTTCCGCCTTGAGGTCTGACTTCTCAGGCAGTCTTGAAGCTATGAGCCAGTGGCTTGCAGAAGACTCCGGTCTTTCAACTGCCAGTGACATTATCAACAAATTGCGCGAGTCTGGGATTCCCGAAGTTGTTAACCCTCTACTCAGCGATAAGGCGAGATCGAAGCGTGATCAAATGGAATACATCTTCAGCGAATGGATCGGAATTTACAAGGCTCCAGGCGCCATTGATCGCACCTATTATTCTTTCCTCAAAGATATCCATGAGAGACAAGTCATGGACAACCAAGAAGATTCCGCCTTATTCTTCCGTCTTAGCATCGATATTTCCGTTGCAATGTTTGAGCATGAGTCTCAAAATCCTAATGGCAGCCTTGATGAGGCCTACCTCTATATCGATGCCCTCGCAAAACTGGTTGTACTTCTTGTGAAATTCCAGGGTGAGACGCCAGGAGCTACTAAGACTAGCAAGTCAGTCTACTTCAATTCGATCCTGTCATTGCTGGTGCTCGTCCTCAACCACCATCATGTTATGAGGGGGGAAGCTTTCAACCAGCGCGTCTTCTTCAGGCTCTTCTCAAGTATCCTTTGCGAATATTCCTTGAACGGCCTTCAACAGAGCGAACAACATCAAGAGATGATGTTCGCCTTGGCTAACATATTCTTGTCACTCCAACCCAAGTACTGCCCCGCATTTGTTTACGGGTGGCTAGCGTTGGTCTCGCACAGGTTCTTCATGTCAGGTATGTTGAACATGCCAGAGCGTACAGGCTGGGGCCCTTACTGTGAGATCATGCAAGCTCTTCTTGCCTATATCGGCGAGCAACTCAAGCCTGCAAATATCTCCTATGTTATCAAAGACATGTATAAGGGCGTGCTTCGCATCCTATTGATCCTGCATCATGACTTCCCCGAGTTTGTGGCGGAAAACCATTTCCAGTTCTGCAATGTTATCCCCGCACACTGCGCTCAGCTTCGAAACCTTGTCCTGAGCGCCTATCCGTCATCCTTCCACAAACTCCCAGATCCGTTTAGAGAGGGTCTGAAGGTGGAACGGCTGGAGGAGATGCGGGAAGCGCCAAAGATCGCTGGTGACACGGCAGCGCCACTCCAGC